The following are from one region of the Indicator indicator isolate 239-I01 chromosome 14, UM_Iind_1.1, whole genome shotgun sequence genome:
- the IAPP gene encoding islet amyloid polypeptide: protein MCSLKLSVFFIALSVTLSCLEATPIEKLLSVADDLSDDTSKRQGWILPVISQNTLSRFSEEMPEQPAAQTKSSHHLEKRKCNTATCVTQRLADFLVRSSNSIGAIYSPTNVGSNTYGKRDTVGLLSRESQKNAQL from the exons ATGTGCAGCCTAAAGCTGTCGGTCTTCTTCATTGCACTTTCTGTCACACTGAGCTGTTTGGAAGCTACCCCTATTGAAAA ATTACTCTCTGTGGCTGATGATCTCTCTGATGATACTTCCAAGAGACAAGGATGGATATTGCCAGTAATATCACAGAATACACTCTCAAGATTTAGTGAGGAAATGCCAGAAcaaccagcagcacagacaaaaaG TAG TCACCACCTGGAGAAACGGAAATGCAACACCGCTACGTGCGTGACACAACGCTTGGCTGACTTCTTAGTCCGTTCCAGCAACAGCATCGGAGCAATTTACTCACCTACGAATGTGGGGTCCAATACATATGGAAAGAGAGACACAGTTGGGCTTTTGAGCAGAGAATCCCAGAAGAATGCACAGCTTTAG